Proteins encoded within one genomic window of Puniceicoccaceae bacterium:
- a CDS encoding hemolysin III family protein, with protein MAYSLNEDVLSAVSHGIGAVLSVVGLVMLVTRGVANSNEYQVISGSIFGASLIFAYLASTLYHSLRLQRVRLLFRKLDHSAIYVLIAGSYTGLMLGVVRGGWGWSFLGVVWGIAVIGVLLKVLRMGKYPKLSLATYLIMGWLAVIGIYPLWKDLPSQSFVLLIVGGVIYSLGAILYAMKRIPYTHAVWHLFVLGGSMAHFACIYTAYGA; from the coding sequence ATGGCGTATTCCCTTAACGAAGATGTGCTCAGTGCCGTCAGCCATGGCATCGGAGCAGTGTTGTCGGTTGTGGGATTGGTCATGCTGGTAACTCGGGGTGTTGCCAATTCGAATGAGTATCAAGTGATCTCAGGCAGTATTTTTGGAGCTTCCCTGATCTTTGCCTATCTGGCATCCACGCTCTACCACAGCCTGCGCTTGCAACGCGTCCGCTTGCTCTTCCGCAAGCTGGATCACAGTGCAATCTATGTGCTGATTGCGGGCAGCTACACAGGGCTGATGCTTGGCGTGGTTCGGGGAGGTTGGGGTTGGAGTTTTTTGGGGGTGGTTTGGGGAATTGCCGTAATCGGCGTTTTGCTCAAGGTGCTGCGCATGGGCAAATATCCCAAACTCTCGCTGGCGACCTACTTGATCATGGGTTGGTTGGCAGTGATTGGGATTTACCCGCTCTGGAAAGACTTGCCGTCCCAATCCTTTGTGCTGCTGATTGTTGGAGGAGTGATCTACAGCCTGGGTGCGATCCTTTACGCCATGAAACGCATTCCCTATACCCATGCGGTCTGGCACTTGTTTGTGCTCGGAGGCAGCATGGCGCACTTTGCCTGCATCTACACGGCCTATGGTGCCTGA
- a CDS encoding RNA polymerase sigma factor → MASCYSELSESSDEDLVNQTLEGSMAAFDEIVRRYQQTLAASLHHLCSNPSDLEELVQETFVRSFRKLRLWKPQAPLFAWIRRIGYNLCYDYLRRQKRNPLAMQRLESTVPSADPAGMDRLVDESIPADDANCRNDLIHWLLRQLKPDEAMVVTLLHVQQCSVTEIVERTGWSPSKVKVKAHRARRKLQQIFESHEELRLQYTAPL, encoded by the coding sequence ATGGCTTCCTGCTACTCAGAACTTTCAGAATCCAGTGATGAAGACCTGGTCAACCAGACGTTGGAGGGGTCGATGGCGGCATTTGATGAGATCGTGCGCAGATATCAGCAGACGCTTGCAGCCAGCCTGCATCACCTTTGCAGCAATCCGAGCGACCTTGAAGAATTGGTGCAGGAGACCTTTGTGCGCAGCTTCCGAAAGCTTCGGCTATGGAAGCCACAGGCTCCGCTTTTTGCATGGATTCGCCGCATCGGCTACAACCTTTGTTACGACTACCTTCGTCGTCAGAAACGCAATCCTCTCGCGATGCAGCGATTGGAAAGCACTGTGCCAAGTGCCGATCCTGCGGGCATGGATCGCCTCGTGGATGAGAGCATTCCGGCAGATGATGCAAACTGTCGCAACGACTTGATCCACTGGTTACTGCGTCAACTCAAACCCGACGAAGCGATGGTGGTCACGCTCTTGCATGTGCAACAGTGTAGTGTCACGGAGATTGTCGAACGTACCGGCTGGAGTCCGTCGAAGGTCAAGGTAAAGGCCCATCGTGCACGCAGGAAACTTCAACAGATATTTGAATCCCATGAAGAACTCAGACTACAGTACACCGCCCCGCTTTGA
- a CDS encoding Spy/CpxP family protein refolding chaperone, producing the protein MKYKTIQWLPISLCVVAMTATQLTAQPFGMGGGRGDRPANCAFSPDRGPRFGEPGERGLREPGMGLLRMSAWLELTDAQESKILELSQQFRSDLEQHRSLAEAAWEKIDAVRSAESFDEVALREALESLQPIQLEGMVLRESYRHAIEAVLTDDQKAKLQAADWRRGKRDDWRSQGRGPRADSAVGQRPDRRGFGPWL; encoded by the coding sequence ATGAAATACAAAACGATTCAATGGCTGCCCATCAGCCTCTGTGTTGTCGCAATGACAGCCACTCAACTGACTGCGCAACCCTTTGGAATGGGAGGAGGACGGGGAGATCGTCCCGCAAACTGTGCTTTCAGCCCAGACCGTGGACCGCGCTTTGGAGAACCCGGTGAGCGTGGGTTGAGGGAGCCTGGCATGGGTTTGCTGCGCATGTCCGCATGGCTGGAGCTTACGGATGCACAGGAGAGCAAAATCCTGGAACTCTCACAGCAGTTTCGCAGTGATCTCGAGCAACACCGAAGTTTGGCAGAAGCTGCCTGGGAAAAGATTGATGCCGTGCGCAGTGCTGAATCGTTTGATGAAGTTGCGCTGCGTGAGGCGCTTGAGTCACTTCAACCTATCCAGTTGGAAGGCATGGTGTTGCGGGAATCATACCGGCATGCCATCGAGGCGGTGTTGACCGATGATCAGAAAGCAAAACTGCAGGCTGCTGACTGGAGGCGTGGCAAGCGGGATGACTGGCGTTCGCAGGGTCGCGGTCCCCGTGCGGACAGTGCCGTTGGGCAACGACCGGATCGGCGCGGGTTTGGCCCATGGCTCTGA
- a CDS encoding IMP dehydrogenase — protein sequence MATILPDESRTFSEYLLIPRLTGRNHLPSAVSLQAPISRRPDGLKLNIPFVSAAMQAVSGPDMAIALARRGGLAFIYCSQPIESQVEMVRKAKLHKAGFVESDSNLQPCNTLQDALNLRKKTGHSTMPVTEDGSSKGKLLGILTENDFWEFEDDLSAPVRDFMTPLEDLVYGEVGISLHEANRLLRKNKKECLPVVDAQGKLVSVVFKKDYVAHKNYPDELLDADKRLVVGAAVNTHDYRERIPALVQAGVDVICFDSSDGYTEFQCEAARWAREQYGDRLIIGGGNIVSADAFDYLVTEAQLDFVKVGIGGGSICITREQKGIGRGQASALMEVVARRDAYFKESGTYIPVCSDGGLAHDTQIIIALAMGADFVMMGRYFARTDESPTPRVSMNGRMFKPYWGEGSARAASWQRYSEEGGNRMKFEEGVDAYVPIVGSVHEVLEVTLAKLRSTMCNCGSLSIREFCEKSILTRVSEQSFQEGSAHNLTMVDSKYDQKDS from the coding sequence ATGGCAACCATTCTTCCTGACGAATCCCGTACGTTCTCCGAATACCTGTTGATTCCGCGATTGACTGGCAGGAATCATCTTCCGTCTGCAGTGTCACTTCAGGCACCTATCAGCCGCCGTCCCGATGGCCTCAAACTGAACATCCCCTTTGTTTCGGCAGCCATGCAGGCGGTGAGTGGGCCCGATATGGCTATCGCACTGGCACGGCGTGGCGGACTCGCTTTCATCTACTGCTCGCAACCTATTGAGTCCCAGGTGGAAATGGTTCGCAAGGCAAAGCTCCACAAGGCGGGTTTTGTGGAGAGCGATTCCAATCTCCAACCATGCAACACACTGCAGGATGCGTTAAACCTTCGAAAGAAAACCGGACACTCCACCATGCCGGTGACGGAAGACGGCAGCAGCAAGGGAAAGTTGCTGGGCATCCTCACCGAAAATGATTTCTGGGAATTCGAAGATGACCTGTCTGCGCCTGTGCGTGATTTCATGACTCCGCTGGAAGATTTGGTCTACGGCGAGGTGGGCATCTCTCTGCACGAGGCAAACCGATTGCTGCGCAAGAACAAGAAGGAGTGCCTTCCAGTCGTCGATGCACAGGGAAAACTGGTTTCGGTGGTTTTCAAGAAGGACTATGTGGCACACAAGAACTACCCGGACGAATTGCTCGATGCGGACAAGCGCCTTGTGGTGGGGGCTGCAGTCAACACACATGACTACCGCGAACGCATTCCAGCGCTCGTGCAGGCTGGAGTCGATGTGATCTGCTTTGATTCTTCGGATGGCTATACGGAATTTCAGTGTGAGGCGGCGCGATGGGCGCGTGAGCAGTATGGAGACCGCCTCATCATTGGAGGCGGCAATATTGTTTCAGCCGATGCGTTCGATTATCTGGTGACGGAAGCGCAGCTCGACTTCGTCAAGGTTGGCATTGGAGGTGGCTCCATCTGCATCACACGTGAACAGAAGGGAATTGGTCGTGGCCAGGCCTCAGCGCTCATGGAAGTGGTGGCCCGCCGGGATGCCTATTTCAAGGAGTCTGGCACCTACATTCCGGTTTGCTCCGATGGAGGGCTGGCACACGATACCCAGATCATCATCGCACTGGCAATGGGTGCGGATTTTGTCATGATGGGCCGGTATTTTGCGCGAACTGACGAGAGTCCGACTCCGCGCGTGTCGATGAATGGGCGCATGTTCAAGCCCTACTGGGGCGAAGGTTCCGCCCGCGCGGCGAGCTGGCAACGCTACAGTGAAGAAGGAGGCAATCGCATGAAATTTGAAGAGGGGGTCGATGCCTATGTTCCGATTGTGGGCTCTGTACATGAGGTGCTTGAGGTGACCCTTGCGAAGCTGCGATCCACCATGTGCAACTGCGGTTCACTAAGCATCCGTGAGTTCTGCGAAAAATCCATTCTCACCCGCGTTTCTGAGCAGAGTTTTCAGGAAGGGTCGGCTCACAACTTGACCATGGTTGACAGCAAGTACGACCAGAAAGATTCGTGA
- a CDS encoding sodium:solute symporter family protein: MDSIQTWTFAIVGVTFLIYMGIAFWTRVRTTHEFYVAGGSVSPLANGMATAADWMSAASFISMAGIISFVGRDGSVYLMGWTGGYVLLALLLAPYLRKFGQFTVPDFVGERYYSRTARLVAVICAIFVSFTYVAGQMRGVGVVFSRFLNVPIDTGVLIGMGIVFSYAVMGGMKGITYTQVAQYCILIFAYMIPAIFISIMLTGHWIPQLGFGAQLSDGSGYLLDRLDNLHRELGFAAYTEGSKSNLDVAFITGALMVGTAGLPHVIIRFFTVPKVADARWSAGYALLFIAILYTTAPTIAAFARTNLIGSIHETSYKEAPAWFHNWETTGLVAWMDKNGDGRIQYGPGQPFVGTPDFIRNENAVLQTGKSGERALSNAPTENGNELFVDRDIMVLANPEIARLPDWVVALVAAGALAAALSTAAGLLLVISTAISHDLLKKSFKPDISEKMELTCARIAAGVAVVIAGYFGINPPGFVAEVVAFAFGLAASSFFPVILLGIFTKRMNREGAIAGMLSGIVFTSSYILYFKFFHPELNNAAHWLWGISPEGIGFLGMFVNFAVAIPVCLLTAKPPQEVIELVDNIRIPAGAEPGKEIEL; this comes from the coding sequence ATGGATAGCATTCAGACCTGGACCTTCGCCATTGTGGGCGTCACTTTTTTGATTTACATGGGCATCGCCTTCTGGACCCGTGTGCGCACTACCCACGAATTTTACGTGGCAGGAGGGAGCGTTTCCCCTTTGGCGAATGGGATGGCCACTGCAGCGGACTGGATGTCTGCCGCATCGTTTATCTCGATGGCGGGCATCATCTCGTTTGTGGGGAGAGATGGATCGGTGTATTTGATGGGATGGACCGGAGGTTATGTATTGCTCGCATTGTTGCTGGCTCCCTATTTGCGAAAGTTTGGACAGTTCACGGTTCCAGATTTTGTAGGAGAACGCTACTACTCCCGAACCGCACGATTGGTTGCCGTCATTTGTGCGATTTTTGTGTCTTTTACTTATGTGGCGGGGCAGATGCGCGGTGTGGGGGTTGTTTTTTCACGCTTCCTCAATGTGCCCATTGATACGGGCGTGCTCATCGGCATGGGTATTGTGTTTTCCTATGCGGTGATGGGAGGAATGAAGGGTATCACCTACACGCAGGTCGCACAGTACTGCATCCTCATCTTTGCCTACATGATCCCCGCGATTTTCATCTCGATCATGCTGACGGGGCATTGGATTCCCCAGCTCGGCTTTGGGGCGCAGCTCAGTGATGGCTCGGGATATCTGTTGGACCGACTCGACAATCTGCATCGTGAGCTTGGGTTTGCCGCTTATACCGAGGGTTCCAAATCCAATCTTGATGTGGCCTTCATCACGGGAGCGCTGATGGTGGGAACAGCGGGCTTACCTCATGTCATCATTCGGTTTTTTACGGTACCCAAGGTTGCGGATGCGCGCTGGTCTGCAGGGTATGCGCTCCTGTTTATCGCGATTCTTTACACAACAGCTCCGACGATTGCCGCTTTTGCAAGAACCAATCTGATTGGATCGATACATGAAACATCCTATAAGGAAGCACCGGCCTGGTTTCACAACTGGGAGACGACGGGCTTGGTTGCCTGGATGGACAAAAACGGAGATGGCCGAATCCAGTATGGCCCTGGGCAACCGTTTGTGGGCACTCCGGATTTCATTCGAAATGAGAATGCAGTGCTTCAAACTGGCAAATCGGGTGAGCGTGCTCTCAGTAATGCTCCCACCGAAAATGGAAACGAACTTTTTGTGGATCGGGACATCATGGTGCTGGCAAATCCCGAGATCGCGAGACTACCGGATTGGGTAGTCGCACTCGTCGCTGCGGGAGCGCTGGCCGCCGCGCTATCCACTGCAGCAGGTTTGTTACTGGTCATTTCAACTGCCATCTCCCACGATCTTCTCAAAAAATCCTTCAAGCCTGACATCTCGGAAAAAATGGAACTCACCTGTGCGCGCATTGCCGCAGGGGTGGCAGTCGTCATCGCAGGGTATTTTGGAATCAACCCTCCCGGGTTCGTGGCAGAAGTGGTTGCATTTGCCTTTGGACTGGCGGCTTCATCCTTTTTCCCCGTGATTCTGCTGGGTATTTTCACCAAACGCATGAATCGAGAGGGTGCGATTGCGGGCATGCTCAGCGGCATTGTGTTTACGAGCAGTTACATTCTCTATTTCAAATTCTTTCACCCCGAACTCAACAATGCAGCTCACTGGTTGTGGGGTATTTCCCCGGAAGGCATTGGATTTCTTGGAATGTTTGTAAACTTTGCGGTGGCAATTCCTGTTTGCCTGCTCACTGCCAAACCTCCGCAGGAGGTCATCGAACTGGTGGATAACATTCGCATTCCGGCTGGTGCGGAGCCAGGCAAGGAAATCGAGCTTTAA
- a CDS encoding DUF4212 domain-containing protein yields the protein MDPFHYWRANLKLVGILLTIWFAASFLASIVFSDWLDQFKIGGFGLGFFMAQQGSIYVFVILIFVYAVLMNRLDRRYHVDRLENEMTETDRDEG from the coding sequence ATGGACCCTTTTCACTACTGGAGGGCAAACCTCAAGCTGGTCGGCATTCTACTGACCATCTGGTTTGCCGCATCATTTCTCGCGAGCATTGTGTTTTCTGACTGGCTGGACCAGTTTAAAATCGGTGGTTTTGGCCTCGGTTTTTTCATGGCTCAGCAAGGCTCGATCTATGTTTTTGTGATCCTCATTTTTGTGTATGCCGTTCTCATGAACCGGCTGGATCGACGCTATCACGTGGATCGGCTCGAAAATGAAATGACCGAAACAGATCGGGATGAAGGCTAA
- a CDS encoding phosphoenolpyruvate carboxylase: protein MAFDKSQEISFSVRMRENLPEIDRIRDLILNAFSEVLLQMGDAKAASLVQATGDLCVPNDVDPGVFAQVQSICFQIQNLVENAISLKVARRINTESDSLGESGFWLNYLHRLRQQGCRPADIAARVQSSFVEVVYTKHPTEAKRWIILHLHRQLSSLIMRLTEGHDVYGEVLEVLELLWRSGELFTTKPTVKQERRNLDYYLTEIFPKARKALDLSFRNAWHQVFPEAEVPKAPCLRIATWVGGDRDGHPLVTAEVTRETLHELRKLAVIELIQQVQVVRHEVRFHRQRQAVPEALEQWLRQNNLPVDSEEPWSVAFEHIERALQHSIDQQCDPCYHNPDDFRSDLSMIESAWCEIRAERLIQRFLDPIYGQLTFYGFHTANLDIRQNSQAYQKALIELMVQAGIPEAENYAQWPESRKLDFIQKELSHNRPFLLPSAELSDSTCEVLDTFRVVKDHLDRFGRGGIGSFIVSMTRSASDLLALFLFCKEVGLLKRVDGNYVNQIEVVPLFETMADLEASVSIMQTYLESPIVRNTLAYLGSALSPERTAPSSHAQTIMLGYSDSNKDCGIWASQWTVYNTQKRLIELSSQSGIPVRFFHGRGGTVGRGSGPMHRFIEALPQPGLEHGFRITEQGEVIAQKYNSTEHAIESFEQLVAGVSCAKLLATHDAIIERATPAMMQIRDASLAKYRALIEGEAFLPFYREATPIDVIELSKIGSRPARRTGMATLEDLRAIPWVFSWNQSRFYLPGWFGVGSGLLALKQENEQGFDYLRQIWRDWPFLRYLLYNAESTVASCSETLMSNYADLVTDASVRDRFMQQILDELRLSESMLTELLSRPFSQGRPRLYYTLKARDHRLHALHMQQIELLRQWRKLPPKQRTESPILTQLLQNINAVASGLKTTG from the coding sequence ATGGCATTCGACAAATCCCAGGAAATCAGTTTCTCCGTTCGCATGCGGGAAAATCTACCCGAAATTGACCGTATCCGCGACCTCATACTCAACGCATTCAGCGAGGTTCTTCTGCAAATGGGGGATGCAAAAGCCGCATCTCTCGTACAAGCCACCGGGGATCTTTGTGTTCCAAACGATGTTGACCCTGGCGTTTTTGCACAGGTCCAGTCCATCTGCTTTCAAATTCAGAATCTGGTTGAAAACGCAATTTCGCTCAAGGTTGCACGCCGGATCAACACGGAGAGTGACAGTCTGGGTGAATCCGGATTCTGGCTCAACTACCTGCACCGCTTGCGTCAACAGGGGTGTCGACCTGCTGACATCGCTGCGCGTGTGCAATCCAGCTTTGTGGAAGTGGTCTATACCAAGCACCCCACTGAAGCAAAGCGATGGATCATCCTGCACCTGCACCGTCAACTTTCTTCCCTTATTATGCGTCTGACGGAAGGCCATGACGTCTATGGTGAAGTGCTTGAGGTATTGGAGCTACTCTGGCGCAGCGGCGAATTGTTCACCACCAAACCCACGGTGAAGCAGGAGCGTCGCAATCTGGACTACTACCTCACCGAAATTTTCCCAAAGGCACGAAAGGCACTCGACCTCAGCTTCCGAAACGCATGGCATCAGGTCTTTCCCGAAGCCGAAGTTCCCAAAGCTCCCTGTCTGCGTATCGCCACCTGGGTCGGTGGCGACCGGGACGGACACCCGCTGGTCACTGCAGAGGTAACCCGTGAAACCCTTCATGAGCTCCGCAAACTCGCCGTGATTGAGCTGATTCAGCAGGTCCAAGTCGTAAGGCACGAGGTTCGCTTCCATCGCCAGCGTCAAGCCGTGCCGGAGGCCTTGGAACAGTGGCTCCGTCAGAATAACCTTCCCGTCGACAGCGAAGAACCCTGGAGTGTCGCGTTTGAACACATCGAACGCGCACTGCAACATTCCATCGATCAGCAATGTGACCCCTGCTACCACAATCCGGATGACTTCCGTAGCGATCTCAGCATGATTGAATCAGCGTGGTGCGAGATTCGGGCGGAACGCCTCATTCAACGTTTCCTCGATCCAATCTACGGTCAGCTCACCTTCTATGGTTTCCACACGGCAAACCTCGACATTCGTCAGAACAGTCAGGCCTACCAAAAAGCCCTCATCGAGCTAATGGTTCAAGCGGGTATTCCTGAGGCCGAAAACTATGCACAATGGCCTGAGTCGCGAAAGCTCGATTTCATCCAGAAGGAACTTTCTCACAACCGCCCCTTCCTGCTTCCTTCCGCAGAACTCAGTGACAGCACCTGCGAAGTGCTCGATACATTCCGGGTCGTCAAAGATCACTTGGACCGCTTTGGAAGGGGGGGAATCGGCAGTTTTATCGTCAGCATGACTCGCAGTGCCTCAGACCTGCTGGCTCTGTTTCTGTTCTGCAAGGAGGTTGGATTGCTCAAACGCGTCGACGGCAATTATGTCAATCAGATTGAGGTTGTTCCTCTTTTTGAAACCATGGCTGACCTCGAGGCGAGTGTTTCCATCATGCAGACCTATCTGGAGAGTCCCATTGTCCGCAACACCCTTGCCTACCTGGGTTCCGCTCTTTCCCCTGAGCGAACAGCCCCCTCCTCACACGCCCAAACCATCATGCTCGGCTACAGTGACAGCAACAAGGATTGCGGTATCTGGGCCAGCCAGTGGACTGTCTATAATACCCAGAAACGTCTGATCGAACTCTCGTCACAGTCTGGGATTCCCGTTCGGTTTTTCCATGGACGAGGAGGTACTGTCGGTCGGGGGTCGGGTCCCATGCACCGCTTCATTGAAGCGCTTCCCCAACCGGGACTTGAGCACGGATTTCGCATCACGGAACAGGGAGAGGTGATCGCTCAGAAGTACAATTCCACCGAGCATGCCATCGAAAGTTTTGAGCAGCTCGTCGCAGGAGTTTCCTGCGCAAAGCTGCTTGCAACCCATGATGCCATCATTGAACGTGCCACGCCTGCGATGATGCAGATACGGGATGCCAGTCTCGCGAAGTACCGCGCATTAATCGAAGGGGAAGCGTTTCTGCCCTTTTATCGAGAAGCAACTCCCATTGATGTGATCGAATTGAGCAAAATCGGTTCCCGCCCAGCCCGTCGAACCGGAATGGCCACGCTCGAAGACTTGCGGGCAATCCCCTGGGTTTTCAGCTGGAATCAGTCGCGCTTCTACCTACCCGGATGGTTTGGAGTCGGATCGGGACTGCTCGCACTGAAACAGGAAAATGAACAGGGGTTTGATTACCTGCGGCAAATCTGGAGGGATTGGCCATTCCTGAGATACCTGCTCTACAATGCGGAATCCACAGTCGCAAGCTGTTCGGAAACACTGATGTCAAACTATGCCGATCTTGTCACAGACGCGTCGGTTCGTGACCGCTTCATGCAACAGATACTGGATGAACTCCGCTTGTCCGAATCCATGTTGACCGAGTTGCTGTCTCGCCCATTTTCACAGGGACGTCCTCGACTCTACTACACTCTCAAAGCACGCGACCATCGCCTGCATGCGCTGCACATGCAACAAATCGAGTTGTTGCGGCAATGGAGGAAACTTCCACCCAAGCAACGAACGGAATCCCCGATACTGACCCAATTGCTGCAAAACATCAACGCCGTCGCGAGCGGACTCAAAACAACCGGATGA
- a CDS encoding YitT family protein gives MKRSRAEKPGVRTWSYLQVAFGVFVMAIAFNGFFRPNALAPGGIAGLAIIVEHIGGIAPYWVIWTFNAIVLTISGLILGRSVIQRSLLGAFLLPLFIYLTSAWIPMLTDDLILASVFGGVITGLGIGIVFRGNGASGGFGSLALLLNQTSGVPIGRALLSLDASILLLGCLVFPLEKVMGAMIAAFIISRTSQALLSGLDSSKFVFIISSQAEQIQSAVLTELDLGLTKLQGEGGYTHEPRTILMVVARPGDMFRLKKLVASYDADAFLILSNASEVLGHGFKQHLLR, from the coding sequence ATGAAACGTTCGCGTGCTGAGAAACCCGGAGTTCGGACCTGGAGCTATCTTCAGGTTGCTTTCGGGGTGTTTGTCATGGCGATTGCCTTTAACGGATTTTTCCGGCCCAACGCGCTGGCTCCGGGAGGTATTGCAGGTTTGGCAATCATTGTGGAGCACATCGGAGGGATCGCCCCCTATTGGGTCATTTGGACGTTTAATGCGATCGTTCTCACAATCAGTGGGTTGATACTGGGCCGCTCCGTCATTCAGCGCAGCTTGCTGGGTGCGTTTCTCCTACCCTTGTTTATCTATCTGACGAGTGCATGGATTCCTATGCTGACCGACGACCTCATCCTTGCATCGGTGTTTGGGGGAGTGATCACTGGGCTGGGTATCGGGATCGTCTTTCGGGGCAATGGAGCTTCGGGGGGATTTGGGTCGCTCGCTCTTCTGTTGAACCAGACGAGCGGGGTACCCATTGGGCGAGCCTTGTTGAGTCTGGATGCGAGCATATTGCTGCTGGGTTGCCTGGTGTTTCCTCTGGAAAAAGTCATGGGTGCCATGATTGCCGCATTTATCATCTCTCGGACCTCTCAGGCTCTCTTGTCGGGTCTCGACTCCTCCAAGTTTGTATTCATTATTTCATCACAGGCGGAGCAAATTCAGTCGGCGGTACTCACCGAACTCGACCTTGGTCTGACAAAACTTCAGGGCGAAGGTGGCTACACGCATGAACCCCGCACCATTCTCATGGTCGTGGCCCGTCCAGGAGACATGTTTCGACTGAAAAAACTGGTTGCCAGCTACGATGCAGATGCCTTTCTGATCTTGTCCAATGCGTCAGAAGTGCTGGGGCATGGATTCAAGCAGCACCTGCTACGCTGA